In the genome of Crassostrea angulata isolate pt1a10 chromosome 6, ASM2561291v2, whole genome shotgun sequence, the window CTCCCAATGTAAGGGACGAACTATTGCCATATTCAAAAGGACTAAGTTGTGATTGAACTTAGGTATACAAGATTTTTTGAACAATTCTCTGCTAAAAGTcacttaaatttatttttacatatacaCTATACTGCCTCAACGTAGTCCCTAATGTTATCATCAACGAAGAGAGATAAGTCAATATCTATCCATAATCCTTATGCATGGAGCTAATTTTGATGGGCTTCGGTTTCAGTTATCGCGCAAATTTGATTAtgatacttatacatgtatatttatattcgGTCATGGGAAATACATAAATTTTCAGGcataacaaaatttatttcagaCAGTGTCTCCCGTGACTTTCAGCCATCACAAACATTATATCCGATACTGTCTCTTATGAGATCTAACTATGAGTGtttcaactgattttttttttacattttcctcaATTCAAGGATAACGTAGATTCCCTAATCCATATTTCTATTGCAAATTTAAACAGTTAAGAATATTATTtggaataaaattaaaaaacggAGAAATATAAAGATCAAGAATTTTGTAGAAAAAGACACAGTGGAATATACGGATAAAGAGTTAAGACTACACTTACATTCCTCCACAGACGGCATACGTCACTCTTTGTCGGTAAGGGGAGACGACATAACACTTTTCATTTGAAACTTTGACACTTGTGACATATACAAGCCTTCTTGGGCAAGTGTCTGTGTAAATAGATTTACTGTCAAAGAAAGAAGAACATTTCAAAATTGCAAAGAATTACTTGGAAtgaacgaaaaaaaatctcctaACCTAGGAATTATAAACGTTTTTCGAAGTAAGAAAGTGATTTGatcttttgtaaaacatttcttaATTAAAGTTAATCCTCTGTTTGCAAACAACAGCGGGTTATTTTAACAATGTTTGTCAGTTTTTGTTAGAGCTGTTgctcttttaaataatttcataataacatcaaGGTAGTTAATCTTTAAACGTTTTATCCTGTGGTCTTAACCTTTATTTGAAcataaaaaactttttcatgtgACATGCATTATACACAAAGTACTCACGATTCCTGGTACACAAGCGCCCTCTCAGCAGCCAGAGCATTTACTGCCATCTTGACTTCATCATCTTTGCCCAGGGCATCGTTAATCTGTGCCCTTATTGGATGATAAAAGTTCCAACAATTAcgatttgtttaaagaaaactaGCGTATTAACATTTATATTCCACGTTTTtgcaattatttttgtaaaattacacaAATAACTCACAGTATGTGTATTATAATGACTTATAGAATACTAACTCGATATCTCTGGGTTGGGTGTCCGTTGCTCCGTCTATCTCTGCCTCATCCGGTGGAGAGGAGATGCATGTTTCTTGACCATTGCAATAAAGCAGACAGGCCAGCAACAAAGCGACAATTAAAGTCTGAAAACGGAATGAGAAAATCAATTAGTGATTTAACGTATCAAAAATTTATAGATATCACAGAAATTCTTTAATATTTGTTATcatcaatgaaaaatatatctcTTAAGATCTGTTAATCGATTCAGTGGTTTGATTAAAAGGGTATCGTAAAAATGCATACCTAAAATGATCTTGGTTTttgcaaaaacaaaatcaaatttaaattaatagaACACTTTTACAAAAACGTCTTACCTTCATtactgttttaatatttgtgtcAAAGCAGCGATGGTTTTTAATCGCTGAGTCTtgcttttttttatacagaaagATACtcaatattgataatattttaacCAATCAAAATTGATGTTATTAATCCATGAAAACATTGATCAACAAGATTTATGTAtgaaccaatcagatttcatattttattagtACACGGATAcgcaattgaattttttaaaagataaccaacctactttatatattcaatgGATACATCAATAAAGTCGACGTAGAAAATCAACTAAATTTGTAGCCCATTTTTAACCATCCGTGTAATTTTCGCATTTTATGTATTCAATGAAGACATCAAATAGTACCGACCTAAAAACATCAGCTAAATTGTTAGCCCATTTCAAACCATCCGTataattttcgaatttttcaaatttattatttatatcacAGTCgtttaatcaacaaaatttggttttaaaattaatttgtagtCAAAATCGTGAttagataaaaacaatattcaatagTCTTAAAGGTATATTTATTTGTGGTCAAAATCATGGTTAGAAAAAAAACTCATCATCtgttaagatatattttatttgtttgataatATAAACCTGTAAGACagcaaaatatttatgattcatAGAATGAGTAATGACTTTGGTCAATAGCAGTGGGTAAAAATTATGACAATACATAATTGTTGCTTACATTAAATAGCTATTTCATGTAAGTCAAAATATGTTATTCCTGTTGTAAACTGCTTAAAAATAAatcgaaaaattattttcagtatataataatatatgttttgttttaaaaagacttttttttttatatttaaatgtgtTACATTCAAAAgttcatgtatttttaatgaaatatttttaagatattgaTAAGATTTGTTCGACGGTATTATCTTTGAATCCCGATCAGGTCGTATTCGTTTTTAAAGCCATTCACGACTGATTTCGAATTTACACTTATAAgtgttatttaaacaataaaatggtttctttggtgattttggatatgaaggtggcgatattgcaaaaaaaaaaaaaaagcataaaaaaGCTTTTCTTTCAACGATTTAATTAAGTGACTGAAAAAGTAGACTCAATTAAAGTTATTGAACATCAatatgttagctaaaagaatCAGCCAAATCTTCTCGTATGGCAATTTgggtctgacatcatcatgattatttcgtgcagtccgtgatttttcctacgTCGATGTAAGTTTCGACCAATCGGAAAACGGAGCGTGTATCTTTCAGTTCTGTgactttctatagagctatgaagtAACATTAGATTTCGGTAAGAAATAGAATGACATACTCAGTAGATGTAAAGATAATGATATTGATCAACGCAAAGTTATTGTTAGCAACCTCcaacaataaattaaattagaaactttattttaatcaatttcataATGTAGTTCATTTGTATGCAGCTTTTATTACACTATAGACACTGCTGTTGACTTATACTCGTGAACAAttctagaaaaaaagaaagcgcacttaaaatgaaaatcaaattatcagcagaaaaaaacgtgtgtacatatatatgatatatatataaaattaaacgtGGTTTTGTATCTATTAATTTGTTCCTTATCTTAACTTCTTCTTAATTGGTCACAATGATCCGCTTTTGCTTGTTTTAATCAGTAAAAGAGAGTATCAATTTCTGTTTTGATTGCGTCTGATTAATCTTCAATGAAGCTTGATAAACAGGTCGATGTTCAGGTTAACAAAGATATCACGGTTGGCCTATTTCACAGTTTGATACCCTCATACTTTATGTATATAAAAGTAACTAAATATGATAACATCCGGTATCAGCTgaaataactttatttacaaACCCGAAATTTGATGATAAATTCCTTGATCAATAGAAATATGTGGTGAAATTTTTCGTAACGTTACTTTAAACATACTTATACTTCATACatccattttttaaatgtgaaaacAGGTTTTATGATATTACTTTGAACAACCCTTAACTATGCAAGGATTTTTCTCCGATAACACCCcgttaaaatgtgtaaaaaaaggtgaagcattgaatgcttattttttgaTGTCGTCGGTTCTAAACGCACCAACTTTAAGGCCGTGTAGACAAATGATATCATGCGCGTTTCATAATTTAACAgaataatttgtctgcaccgcaatggtgtgttataggactgTCATGAATCGTCAGAAACAAGCATTCAGTGCTTATATTTATACTCATATTAATGTTAATTGTTGTGAAGTATTTTGAATATCGTCTCCTTAAATGAAATCCTTTCTATACGCCCTCagtaattaatataattataacattCATGGAGACGttatattaacatttgattTAGTTTGCTGACTTAGTGTTAAACACTTTATAGagacaaatctttttaaaataactatTAGATATGATTTACGGATTATTATTCAtcagaaaatgtcaaattaattCTGTAATTTgaacgtttcatttaatcttaccaTAACAGATACACTCAAAACGCGTGAtgacttttatatttttgctcGTAGCTCATGAATAGGTTAATAGGTAAATTAATGGGTAAATTGAACGTCACCGATTTCCAATGCAGCATAAGggaaaatagaaccattttaataagagcttggactttgggtagttggtgccaaacagcaatgtgacgtaggcctgtctatttcattgtaggccactcggccattgctctttgaaatcaacaagatttgtctggcttttgagctatgACTACGCAATCgatgtatatttcacttgaaaccagtgtcatttttagcttgttttgacgcaagaaatagatagttacatcctaccgaaagtccaaagccttgttaaaatggttctatacactgaatgtaaatatatcaaagCCTACTATGCTTTGCTTTCTTTACAGACGTCtagttaatttaatttattaatttgcttTACTGTAAGGAATCCATCACAAAACCAATTCTTTTTACTATAGGTCGTTCCGCTGCAATTCGAATTACCACAAACAAATTTGTTTTATCTCCAAAATGTcgaatttatttgattttttactttctGTCATCAAATGTCCATACATAATTGAGTTTGGaacttgatatatatttttctgcGTATGCATTAACAAAggtgtttttatttgacaaaattttaacataatttttatattatcatGACACATCAAATCTTTgaataacattttcattttatttctaaatccGGGTGCTTTGATGACAGGCAATTCAATCTGCTGATTGGttggtaaaaaatttaaatgttcgGTTATCAGTTAACTTGATTGCATTTCCTCTAACATTAAATTTGATTCGTTTAAAGTACGGTTtagatttattatataaaagaaacattttaaatcaaataattgcCAAAGAAATCAAGAATGAAGACGAGACTTTTTCCTGACTAAAAgcttctgttttaaaattaaagtattaAATTCAATAGACCATCATATAGGCATAGTATCTAAACATATGACCTAGCAGAAAGCTGTTTGTAGTCttgttaaaaaagatatatatcgATGATAAAGCATatgcaaaattaaatgtataaaatgtattttgctAATGTTTTgctatttgttttttctttctttttttggttAAGTTAAAGTGTATAAAGATCAATATTGGCCTGTTTACAGAAGTAACATTGGCGTTTGAAGCGGGGGATGttacttttttgcaaagttatacataacgataacgcaaaatctttttattttttgcttgtcaagaatttCTGTCCCTAGCCCcctaagtctagcccccccccccctttcaatttgcttccaacGCCACCGAGTAACTcaatagatttttaaaagataatttgaTACAGTTTAGACGGTCGCTGTCATTGTACTTGTGGCCTGTTTCATTTACTGTAATGGACTGGAAACTACTTGTTTAACAGATTCTCCAACAGAGAAAGCCatagacggacggacagacgtcCAGTCCTGCGACATTCAGTGAGTAAATTGAACAAAAGTTATTGTAGTtgttcagatttaaaaaaaaactacgatCGATACATAGGTAAATACTAAACCGAATCGTATAGATGTGGCTACCAATGTCCCAACACTTTTTAAATCGTCAAAGAGATAGCTCAAATCTGAACAGATATCTATGTAATAAAGGCAGATTATCGGCGACTCAAAAAATTATTCTTATGCCAAAAATTAGCATATTCGATGAAACCTGCATCATTTGATTATACAGGATTGAAATTGACAATGATTCGAAAAGTGACGATGAAGTGAATATATCAGTGAATTCCATCGCAGCACAGAGAGAATTTGTTTATCAAGGGGGGTATAAGAGTTTtctctgataaaaaaaaaattacgttttctttaaatttaatggGATTTAAGTCATGATCATTCAACAGAGGTGTACAGTTATCTAGATGGTCCTTTTGTAGCAAATCTCTTCATACCAACACGTGTCCTAGAAGTCTAAGATATATCACCAGTCTCACTCTTTATGTTGGGCCCAATCAAAAGGAACAGTGCTACATGTATGATGTGTCACCACATCAGCAGAGAGTGACATACGCTCTCTGTTGACGAACGTACGTATTGTTGTTCACTAATTCCTACCAACAATCAAAGTaatcaaaaatacttttaaatatatcGATTTCAGTAGTTGTAACTAGAGCCAGTGTTTTAGGATGAtactagatacatgtacttacagtaGTGGTGTCTATTTCTGTTTGATGATAACTAATTCTAGGTGTGTCTATTTCTGTTTGATGATAACAAAATCTCGGTgtgtctatttttgtttgatgaTAACTAACTCTCAATGTGTCTGTTTCAGTGGTTGTTACGGAAGCAAATATTACAAGAGTCAATGTGTCAGGACCGGGTGGAATAGACTAAAGTTCTGGGTGTGGTCTCCCACCTCTGGGTTCATACTGATTGCCAGGTGGTACTTAGGGTGCTGCTTCAGCTACAGATGGATTCCTTGTCAACAGGTTGCAGATGAAATCACAGGGCAGTCATAAGGGCTGAACGTCAAGAAACAGACATGCATACAAACATGTCATTTGTagccttttcaaaattttgatatataattcaatataatttattacatgtgctttgattttaagttattttaattataaacatataGGTATGCAAAAATATCAGTTCGTACATAATCTCAGTATAATGGTTTGTGTGTCTAAAATTGAGTTTTATGCTTTAAAAACTTTACGTTTTGTCTTCgttttgaaattaaagaaaaatgactAGTAAAGCATTGATGTtgttatgttaataaaaaaaaaagatagagaaAAACACTTGTATATACATATGATATTTCTGTAATCATGCTACAGATGTTTATCGTCAGAACGCATAGATTCTGAATATGCCAGATGTGCTATCTTTCCATTAATATGAAAGCATCAAAAGTTATACAATGATATTTTTGCTTTCAGTGAAAAAGATTTATCCTAAAACCTCTTCTTAACCTTTTAAGGCAACATTGACGCTCGTTTGATTCCATATGCTCGTCAAGGTGAATAAAGAAGGTAATACCTTATGATTGTTAAACTACtctcatttatttaaaaatgacgcAAAAATATAGGacatataaacaatgaaaaagcTTTGTTTATCACATCTATATTTTATTGGAGGCCACGTCACCTCTTAGAAAAGGGAAATAAGTAAAAGAGCACCATGTTCACCCTTGTTTGATATACtataatcaatttataaaaagtGTAATGGTTGTATGCAAGAAAGCATTGCATGGTACCGGTACATGCCCACATGTAATTTCATTGCATTTATAAATACACGTAACAAATCATTTAAGTGTTTTCCCAATAAAtagaataattcataatttttaaataaaatggcaTGAAAATGTCTTCATTTTGTAACCGATAAAACTTCTCAACAATATcacatatgtacatataatgtatatataaaataaaatattactgACTAACATCGACATCTTCGGCAGACCTGCAAGCATgtaattagtttttgttttagcGGATGCTTCATATTAATAGGACTTTATGCGAATGACATAAGTCTTTATTAATGAATAACCTGGCAATccgtataaaaaattatttttacacaaattttaaaTGCGAAAAGAACATCGTAATTTCCATCTTTACCAAACAGGAAGTGTTCATGATGTTTAGGAAAGGACGTGAGTCGCAACCAAAGGACATGACTtctacatctttttttttaactatgtttttattaaatacattattttgagTGATTAGTAGACATTTGGTCCAGTGCACGTATAaatatacagataaaaatattttcaaaatatacctAAAGGCACTTTTAATGTAATCGTTATTATCATTTTACAATTCATGggaattcaattttgattaaaaaatcgtAAATATAAATCAGAACTGCTATTGTTAAATACATACGAGCACATGTAACAATAActgcaaaaattattttttaattatttacttttttcctTGTGCACAAGAAAGGTTCACATATCGAATACTTTGCAgacaaatttcatattacaaTTGTTTTATGCTGTAATGTACACTTATGAATTCTTACATTTAtacatcaattaatttttacaggTATAcctcttaaaaaaaatcttttattctttaatacatacacttgttttcaaaaatcaacattcatatttttcattatttccgTTTTTGATACCAAGTTCAAACacaatatatatgtttataagaatgtacatttctataaaaagtGCGGATTCAATAccagataatatttttttaatacaaaatttgcGGTATAAAAGAACAAGATGTTTACGCTGTCTTCGACATGCAATAAGATGGTTTTCGTTTTCTTTATAAAACTGAAAGTTTGTTGTACTTTTACTTTTGTTAAAtgagttttaatgcattgtgtGGGAGAGGATACGCTGGGCACTGATAGCATCTTTTCATTACAAAAGGATAAAGATTCAATCCCATTTATCCTTATCGAGTTATTCACAAATAAGTTAATGCATCTTGTGGTTGCTTGctcagtttgaaatattaacTGACTTAGGTGTTTTCTTTAGTGCCTGTTTTCTGATTTCAATCAATGACGGGTCTACTTTTAAAatgaccctccccccccccccaaaaaaaaaaaacccccgcAAAATCGACAAATTCTCTGATAACTTCTtgtgttcaattaaaaaaaataaagcattaAATTGTTCTATAAAATCAGAATTATTATTTCTCATTGTTATGCTATTTGGACTTCAGAAAGAATTACGACGATGGAAAGTGAATAAATtggtatgaaaatataataatgttaCATCGTGCTGCAATTACCATTGTTTTAACAGTTATATTTACTTGTGCTATTGTTCCATTATAGAATAGACGTATTTGTCAATTTTCCACATGACATTTACatgaattacaaaaaatatgatGCAGATACTAGTAGTATCATAGTACAATCATGTATATGGCGCTGCTTCCCCAAAGAAGAATACGAGTATCTGTAGTATTTGTTTGTAAACTAAAACGTTggtcaatgaaattatttagttcatgtcaatatattttaaaaaaaaaaaataagatgcaAGTCCTGTTT includes:
- the LOC128190871 gene encoding uncharacterized protein LOC128190871 codes for the protein MKTLIVALLLACLLYCNGQETCISSPPDEAEIDGATDTQPRDIEAQINDALGKDDEVKMAVNALAAERALVYQESKSIYTDTCPRRLVYVTSVKVSNEKCYVVSPYRQRVTYAVCGGIGCYGNKFYRSQCVRTGWTRLQFWVWCPTCGFKLIARWYPQCCSCYRWYSCFDVKA